GGCGCAGTCACGGGGGTTGGGGCACGTGCTGGGGGGATGGGGACTGATGGTAGGCACCGGGGTCCAGGGGTAGCGGCGGGAGGGGTTCGCTTCGCTCACCGCCTCCCCTACACGTGTTTCGAGGCGCTGGTCGTTTCAGGGGGGCGTTGACACGCGCCCGAGCCGGTGGCGTACCCGTGAGCGGTAAGCGGTCGGAAATCGACGTTCTTGCGAAACGAGCGCCAGCGGTGTAACCGGTCAATCGGCGGTTCGGCTGGTGTGCCTCTCGAGCGGCGAGAGCAGCGGATCTTCGCCGAAGCGCTCCTTCCACAGCCGCGGCGTCAGCAGCGCCACCTCGGACGCCGGATGGCTGTCCACGCACTGCAGCACGTCCACGAGATAGCGATACGGCGATAGCCCCTGCAGCCGGCAGGCCTGCAGAAGACTCTGCAAGACGCCCACGTGCTCCGCACCCAGCTCGGTCCAGCAGAAAAGCCAATT
The Acidobacteriota bacterium DNA segment above includes these coding regions:
- a CDS encoding transposase domain-containing protein, giving the protein NWLFCWTELGAEHVGVLQSLLQACRLQGLSPYRYLVDVLQCVDSHPASEVALLTPRLWKERFGEDPLLSPLERHTSRTAD